The Candidatus Scalindua japonica genome contains a region encoding:
- the rpmG gene encoding 50S ribosomal protein L33, which translates to MANYITLACTECSNRNYRTSKKVKQVERLELKKFCKFCRTHTPHKEQKK; encoded by the coding sequence ATGGCGAACTATATAACTTTAGCATGTACAGAGTGTAGCAACAGGAATTATAGAACAAGTAAGAAGGTGAAGCAGGTAGAGCGCCTGGAATTAAAAAAGTTCTGTAAATTTTGCAGGACGCATACGCCACATAAAGAGCAAAAAAAATAG
- the secE gene encoding preprotein translocase subunit SecE encodes MTFNIYRKGLGVYARSAVAGLFGLAAIFAAYSLYGAMIDLPELYAGSRVPILGISLTWGGVGACSLFVVCCMLICVFTTGFEVGLKGLDNKSKKAVEFFIETQTELQKVSWPARSELIGSTIVVIVCLVVLGVYVFCVDWVVSTFMKAIDIL; translated from the coding sequence ATGACATTTAACATTTATAGGAAGGGTCTAGGTGTATACGCAAGAAGTGCAGTAGCAGGTCTTTTTGGGCTTGCTGCAATATTTGCGGCATACTCTCTATATGGGGCAATGATAGACCTTCCGGAGTTGTATGCTGGCTCAAGGGTGCCAATATTAGGAATTAGCTTGACGTGGGGTGGGGTAGGGGCATGTTCCCTTTTTGTTGTCTGTTGTATGCTTATCTGTGTTTTTACTACCGGTTTCGAGGTGGGGCTTAAAGGGTTGGATAATAAGTCCAAAAAGGCGGTTGAGTTTTTTATAGAAACACAAACAGAGCTTCAAAAGGTTTCGTGGCCAGCTAGAAGCGAATTAATCGGGTCTACAATTGTTGTTATTGTCTGCTTGGTTGTCTTGGGGGTTTATGTTTTCTGTGTTGACTGGGTAGTTTCGACTTTTATGAAGGCTATAGATATATTGTAA
- the rplJ gene encoding 50S ribosomal protein L10, with amino-acid sequence MSKALKKLIVEELVTDYRDKKNFVLVNFKGIDAQQTNVLKRDLSDKNINSRVVKNSLAAIAFEEIGISGLGKMLELPTVVATNEDDPVELAKTLKGYSEEISGFDIVGGCVDGELMSIEDIGTLASIPSREVVLTQIVFAINAPAVQLANVFNATANNLCQVLRAIKEKKSEV; translated from the coding sequence ATGTCTAAAGCATTAAAAAAATTAATTGTTGAAGAACTTGTAACTGATTATAGAGATAAGAAAAACTTCGTTTTGGTGAATTTTAAGGGAATAGATGCTCAGCAGACTAATGTACTCAAGAGGGATTTGAGTGATAAAAATATCAATTCGAGGGTTGTAAAAAATTCTCTAGCTGCCATTGCTTTCGAAGAAATAGGTATTTCCGGGCTGGGTAAGATGCTTGAGTTGCCAACGGTTGTTGCGACAAATGAAGACGATCCGGTAGAGTTGGCTAAAACATTAAAAGGATACTCTGAGGAGATATCGGGGTTTGACATTGTAGGTGGATGTGTGGATGGTGAGTTGATGTCGATTGAAGATATTGGTACCTTGGCGTCTATTCCGTCTAGAGAAGTAGTTCTAACGCAAATAGTGTTTGCAATAAATGCCCCTGCCGTTCAACTGGCAAACGTGTTCAATGCCACGGCTAATAATCTTTGTCAGGTCTTGCGCGCGATAAAGGAAAAAAAGAGTGAAGTTTAA
- the rplK gene encoding 50S ribosomal protein L11: MAKEADAKIKLQIPGGQATPAPPVGPALGQHGVNIGQFVTQFNEKTKDSQGMILPVEISVFRDKSFTFIIKSPPAAVLLKKAAGIAKGSSEPNKEKIGKVTKAQIEEIAKIKLQDLNVNKLDMAGKVIEGTAQSMGIKVED; this comes from the coding sequence ATGGCAAAAGAAGCTGACGCTAAGATAAAATTACAAATTCCTGGAGGGCAGGCAACGCCAGCTCCTCCGGTTGGTCCGGCTTTAGGACAGCATGGGGTTAATATAGGCCAGTTTGTAACTCAGTTTAACGAGAAGACTAAAGATTCCCAGGGGATGATATTGCCTGTTGAAATCTCTGTTTTCAGGGATAAGTCTTTTACTTTTATTATTAAGTCGCCTCCTGCTGCTGTATTGCTCAAGAAAGCGGCAGGTATAGCAAAGGGCTCTTCTGAGCCTAACAAGGAAAAGATTGGCAAGGTTACTAAGGCCCAGATTGAAGAGATTGCAAAAATAAAGCTACAGGATCTTAACGTGAATAAACTTGATATGGCCGGAAAGGTTATTGAAGGTACTGCTCAGTCTATGGGTATAAAGGTAGAAGATTAG
- the rplL gene encoding 50S ribosomal protein L7/L12, translating to MTTDTELEKAEYTEKITQVLDLVEGMSLLEASQLVKAFEEKFGVSASAAMAVPVAGMAPAAGDAAAAEEKSEFDVVLKEVGANKIQVIKAVRAETALGLKEAKALVDAAPKPIKEGVAKDDAEKIKKALEDAGAVVELV from the coding sequence ATGACAACAGATACAGAATTGGAGAAGGCTGAGTATACTGAAAAAATTACCCAGGTGCTAGATCTGGTTGAGGGAATGAGTTTGCTTGAGGCTTCTCAATTAGTGAAGGCATTTGAGGAAAAATTTGGAGTTTCTGCTTCTGCTGCAATGGCTGTTCCTGTTGCGGGTATGGCGCCAGCTGCGGGTGATGCGGCTGCTGCAGAAGAAAAAAGTGAATTTGATGTTGTGCTGAAAGAGGTTGGCGCAAACAAAATTCAGGTTATTAAGGCAGTTCGTGCGGAAACTGCGCTTGGGTTAAAAGAGGCAAAGGCATTGGTGGATGCTGCTCCTAAACCGATAAAAGAGGGTGTTGCAAAAGATGACGCAGAGAAGATTAAGAAGGCCTTAGAAGATGCAGGTGCAGTTGTTGAGCTTGTGTAA
- the rplA gene encoding 50S ribosomal protein L1 translates to MKFRSKRYVESGKLVDKSKEYGVKEAVSIVKACKQAKFDEMVDIVMKLGVDPKHSDQLVRGSFSLPKGIGKEVRVVVFASGEDKLGLARTAGAVEAGSDDLLKKVEGGWLDFDVAIATPDMMGKVGKLGRVLGPQGKMPSPKSGTVTNDILNAVKEFKEGKIEYRTDAGGNVHVPVGKVSFHDEDLIENIESFIKHIVGNRPPAAKGTFVQKISISSSMGPGVRVALAA, encoded by the coding sequence ATGAAGTTTAGAAGCAAGCGATATGTTGAATCTGGCAAACTGGTTGACAAGTCAAAGGAATACGGGGTAAAAGAGGCAGTGTCGATCGTAAAGGCGTGTAAGCAGGCTAAGTTCGATGAGATGGTTGATATTGTTATGAAGCTGGGCGTGGATCCTAAGCACTCAGATCAATTAGTTCGTGGGTCGTTCTCGTTGCCGAAGGGAATTGGTAAAGAGGTAAGAGTGGTTGTTTTCGCTAGCGGAGAGGATAAGTTAGGGCTGGCGAGAACGGCAGGTGCCGTAGAGGCTGGTAGTGATGATTTGCTTAAAAAAGTTGAAGGGGGTTGGCTGGATTTCGATGTGGCAATTGCTACGCCTGATATGATGGGAAAAGTAGGTAAGCTGGGTAGGGTTCTGGGGCCGCAGGGTAAGATGCCATCTCCAAAATCCGGTACTGTAACTAACGATATTCTTAATGCAGTAAAGGAGTTTAAGGAGGGGAAGATTGAGTATAGGACAGACGCTGGTGGAAATGTTCATGTTCCGGTGGGCAAAGTCTCCTTTCATGATGAAGATTTGATTGAGAATATCGAATCGTTTATAAAGCATATTGTGGGCAATAGGCCACCTGCGGCAAAAGGTACTTTTGTGCAGAAAATATCAATTTCGTCTTCTATGGGTCCAGGTGTAAGGGTTGCTCTGGCAGCATAG
- the tuf gene encoding elongation factor Tu produces the protein MAKEVFERTKPHVNVGTIGHVDHGKTTLTSVITNTMAVSGQAKARAFDSIDNAPEERERGITIAIAHVEYETEKRHYAHVDCPGHADYVKNMITGAAQMDGAILVVSAPDGPMPQTREHIFLARQVGVPRIVVFMNKMDQLEDPELVELVEMEIRELLSKYEFPGDDIPVIKGSAIKAAECGCAKTECEHCGPIQQLMDALDSYIPDPVSEMDKPFLMSMEDVFSIKGRGTVGTGRMERGILKVGDEVDIVGMVKEISKTMVTGVEMFNKTLEEGMAGDNVGVLLRGVEKDDLERGQVLAKPGSITPHTKFEAEAYILTKEEGGRHTPFFNGYRPQFYFRTTDVTGVATLLGGAEMVMPGDNANLQIELITPIAMDKELRFAIREGGKTVGAGVVTKIIE, from the coding sequence ATGGCCAAGGAAGTATTTGAAAGGACTAAGCCACATGTAAATGTTGGCACGATAGGTCATGTGGACCATGGTAAGACTACGTTGACGTCGGTGATTACAAATACAATGGCGGTGAGTGGGCAAGCCAAGGCGAGGGCCTTTGATTCAATAGACAATGCGCCGGAGGAGAGGGAGAGGGGTATAACGATAGCGATAGCGCATGTTGAATATGAGACAGAGAAGAGGCATTATGCTCATGTTGATTGTCCTGGCCATGCTGATTATGTAAAGAATATGATAACCGGTGCTGCTCAGATGGATGGTGCGATATTGGTGGTGAGTGCGCCGGATGGTCCTATGCCTCAGACGCGAGAGCACATCTTCCTTGCGAGGCAGGTGGGTGTTCCCAGGATAGTTGTATTTATGAATAAGATGGACCAGTTGGAAGATCCCGAGTTGGTGGAGTTGGTAGAGATGGAGATTCGGGAGTTGTTGAGTAAATATGAGTTTCCGGGGGATGATATTCCTGTGATCAAGGGTTCGGCGATAAAGGCCGCAGAATGTGGCTGTGCGAAGACGGAGTGTGAGCATTGTGGTCCAATACAGCAGTTGATGGATGCGTTGGATAGTTACATACCGGATCCGGTTAGTGAGATGGACAAACCTTTTTTGATGTCAATGGAAGATGTGTTTAGTATAAAAGGTCGAGGGACCGTGGGCACAGGCCGAATGGAACGGGGAATATTAAAGGTTGGAGACGAGGTAGATATCGTTGGTATGGTCAAGGAGATAAGCAAGACGATGGTAACCGGGGTTGAGATGTTTAATAAGACTCTTGAAGAGGGTATGGCTGGTGACAATGTTGGCGTGTTGCTGAGAGGGGTTGAGAAGGATGATTTGGAGCGAGGTCAGGTGTTGGCGAAACCAGGCAGTATAACACCGCATACCAAGTTTGAGGCGGAGGCATATATATTGACGAAAGAAGAGGGTGGCAGGCATACGCCTTTTTTTAATGGATACAGGCCTCAGTTTTATTTCAGGACAACGGATGTAACAGGAGTGGCGACTTTATTGGGTGGTGCGGAGATGGTGATGCCCGGTGACAATGCTAATTTGCAGATAGAGTTGATAACACCGATAGCGATGGATAAGGAGTTGCGGTTTGCCATAAGAGAAGGTGGAAAGACCGTAGGCGCTGGTGTTGTTACTAAAATTATTGAATAA
- the aroC gene encoding chorismate synthase, whose translation MLTFTTAGESHGKCLVVIVNGFPAGVRLDESAINQDLRRRQGGYGRGGRMKIESDCVSVLSGIRKNITIGSPICFKIENKDYKIDKLPDVTRPRPGHADLPGAIKFGHRDVRNILERASARETAARVAAGSLAKILLANFEINVLGYVKSIGGINSKKTIKNPEEIYKARNKSKVYCLDKAAESKMIEKIKKAKADGDSLGGVIEIIAFGVPAGLGSHVQWNLRLDGVLAGALMSIQAIKGVEIGLGFGFSKKFGSQVHDEIFYCEEEGVFNRTTNNAGGIEGGITNGEVLIARAAMKPIPTLMKPLRSVDIVTKKPVDASTERSDVCAVPAVSVVGESVVAFEIARCFMEKFGGDSLGEVTRNYKGYLEQSCRII comes from the coding sequence ATGCTGACTTTTACTACAGCTGGTGAATCGCATGGGAAGTGTCTGGTTGTGATAGTAAATGGATTTCCTGCGGGGGTCCGTTTGGATGAATCCGCTATAAATCAGGATTTGAGAAGGCGCCAGGGCGGTTACGGTAGAGGCGGAAGGATGAAGATTGAAAGTGACTGTGTGTCCGTTTTGTCTGGAATAAGGAAAAATATAACTATTGGAAGCCCTATTTGTTTTAAAATAGAGAATAAAGATTACAAAATAGATAAATTGCCAGATGTTACAAGGCCAAGGCCGGGGCATGCCGATTTGCCGGGGGCTATTAAGTTTGGCCACAGGGATGTTAGGAATATCCTTGAAAGGGCAAGCGCTAGAGAAACTGCAGCTAGAGTTGCTGCGGGGTCTTTAGCAAAAATATTGCTCGCTAATTTTGAAATCAATGTTTTGGGCTATGTCAAAAGTATCGGTGGTATAAATTCCAAAAAAACAATTAAAAACCCGGAAGAAATATATAAGGCTAGGAATAAAAGTAAGGTCTATTGCCTGGATAAAGCGGCTGAATCGAAAATGATTGAAAAAATCAAGAAGGCAAAGGCGGATGGCGATTCTCTTGGGGGTGTTATAGAAATAATTGCTTTTGGGGTTCCAGCTGGACTGGGGAGCCACGTACAATGGAATCTGCGATTAGATGGGGTCCTGGCTGGTGCTTTGATGTCTATACAGGCGATAAAAGGAGTAGAAATCGGCCTTGGGTTTGGTTTTTCTAAAAAATTTGGTTCTCAGGTGCATGATGAGATATTTTATTGCGAAGAAGAAGGTGTTTTTAACCGGACAACTAATAATGCCGGTGGAATCGAAGGTGGCATTACGAATGGTGAGGTTTTAATCGCAAGAGCTGCGATGAAGCCCATTCCAACCCTCATGAAGCCATTGAGGTCTGTGGATATTGTTACAAAGAAGCCGGTAGATGCATCAACTGAGCGTTCTGATGTTTGTGCAGTGCCTGCTGTTTCTGTTGTTGGCGAGTCTGTTGTAGCTTTTGAAATAGCCAGGTGTTTCATGGAAAAATTTGGCGGTGATAGTCTCGGTGAAGTAACCAGGAATTATAAGGGCTATTTAGAGCAGTCCTGTCGTATAATTTAA
- the nusG gene encoding transcription termination/antitermination protein NusG, with the protein MAKKWFVLRVQSNKEDKVKGDLEKRIKMQGIEGLIPQILVPSEKVSEIKGGKKRVAERKMYPGYVMAEIEVDEKGEIPENVWYMIRDVPGAGDLIGGDTRPIAMESSEVERLLKEAERAEEKPKAKIEFHIGDRVRVKEGPFENYEGVVEEVLPTSGCLKLMLTIFGRPTPVELEYWQVEAL; encoded by the coding sequence ATGGCAAAAAAGTGGTTTGTTCTTCGTGTTCAAAGCAACAAAGAAGATAAGGTCAAAGGTGATCTGGAAAAACGGATTAAGATGCAGGGGATTGAAGGTCTTATACCGCAGATATTAGTTCCGAGTGAAAAGGTGTCTGAGATTAAAGGCGGTAAGAAGAGGGTTGCTGAAAGAAAGATGTATCCTGGCTATGTAATGGCAGAAATAGAGGTTGATGAAAAAGGGGAGATTCCGGAAAATGTTTGGTATATGATTCGTGATGTGCCAGGCGCAGGGGATCTTATCGGTGGCGATACCAGGCCGATAGCAATGGAGAGTAGCGAGGTTGAGCGATTATTGAAAGAGGCGGAACGGGCGGAAGAAAAGCCGAAAGCGAAAATAGAGTTTCACATTGGGGATCGTGTGCGGGTTAAAGAGGGTCCTTTTGAGAATTATGAAGGGGTGGTTGAAGAGGTTTTGCCTACTAGTGGGTGTTTGAAGCTGATGCTTACGATATTTGGTAGGCCAACTCCTGTGGAGTTGGAATACTGGCAGGTAGAAGCCTTATAG